A stretch of DNA from Chondrinema litorale:
TATAATTGGAGTAACCTTATATCTTTATTTTAACCAACATGTTCCACCGTCTGATCAGGAGTTATATACTGCATATTTTTCCCCTTACGAAAACATACTTACTAGCCGTTCAGATGCTAATTCTGACACTTTACTCGCTGGATTAAATGCTTATAACCTCGGATTGTATGATGTAGCAATTCAAAATTTTGAAACTTATGTAAAAGCACATCCAACAGCGAATGGCACAAAGTTTTATCTCGGTGTTTCTTATCTCACAAATAACCAAACTCAAAATGCAATTAGTGTTTTAAGTGATATAATAGACTCAAATTCAACCTTTAAAAATACTGCTGAATGGTATCTTGCTTTGGCTTATCTTAAAGATAATCAACATATTCAGACTCAGCAGTTACTTATCCAGATTTCGAAAAATCCACAACATGAGTTTTTTGATAAGGCTATCGAATTATTAGATAAAATGGAATATTAGTTCTATTACAGAATCTCTTTTCTTCGCTTTAGCAAGATAATGGTAAGCATTACTATAAGACAAAAAGCAATTCCATATATCCATTTTTTATCTATTGAATTTTG
This window harbors:
- a CDS encoding tetratricopeptide repeat protein — encoded protein: MTQEEKDIEQIEKYVTGDLSAEELQQFNEKLAKEQGFAEKVKEYSLLINGIDEAGKMNFTNKLSTWEDEIQAKENSSNHKVISLKKYWLYAASFILPIIGVTLYLYFNQHVPPSDQELYTAYFSPYENILTSRSDANSDTLLAGLNAYNLGLYDVAIQNFETYVKAHPTANGTKFYLGVSYLTNNQTQNAISVLSDIIDSNSTFKNTAEWYLALAYLKDNQHIQTQQLLIQISKNPQHEFFDKAIELLDKMEY